The following is a genomic window from Salmo salar chromosome ssa23, Ssal_v3.1, whole genome shotgun sequence.
ttcttgtggggaccaaacaattgattcccattcaaaatcataGTTTCCCTAACCTTTAAAACTAACTCTAAGCCTTAAATAGCATTTTTCCTTGTGAGAACTGGCAAAATATCCCCACTTGTCAGAACTgtacttgttttactatccttgtgaggatttctgatccccacaaggatagtaaaaccacacacacacacacagtcttgtataactgACCTTGTTGGGACaaacaattcagtcccattcaaaattatattttccctaaccgtaacccaaaaacctaaccccagaaatagcatttgaccttgtggggactaacaaaatgtccccagttggtcagatttgtgtttgtttactattcttgtgaggacttctggtccccacaagaatactTAAACGTCAACATGCACACACCTTATTCTGTCTGCAGGCTGTAATAACCAGCAGAGTGGAACTCTGTTGCTGAATTACAAATCTtgaacctcctcctctcctcctccttctccctcaccTTCAGTAGTATCTGACCCAGAGCATAACATAGCCTTAGCTAAGCTACATACTAAGGTGGAGTGGGTTTGGTTCAGACTTCATTGGTCAGGGTAGCAGCATGGCGGAGGGTAAGCCGTACCGGTATGGTCTGATCGCGGCGGGGATGTGTGTGTTGTTAGTCGGTCTGTTCGTTATGACTCAGGAGCGACCTCACATCTACGCAACACTCTGCTCTCTGGGGATCATCATGGTCACCCTTGGCACCGCGTGGAGCCTCTGCCAGTGCTACCCTAAGGtaaggacaggtgtgtgtgtatgttcaagTTTAAACTTACCTCAGGGAGCCAGCCAACGCAAGTCTTCAGGTCCCAGGTAAGGTTATCAATCAAGTAATCAAGAACCACCTTACATCTGTGTAGGAAAGAGAtaaagtgttagtgtgtgtgttgaacaggaTGGTGGTTTGGACAACTgtgatttatactgaacaaaactatgaacgtaacatgtaaagtgttggtcccgtgttcATGAGCTAAaagaaaagatcccagaaatgttccatatgcatgtttacatccctgttagtgattaTTTCTTGATAATCCATCCCCcttaacaggtgtggcatatcaagaagctgattaaacagtatgatcacggggacaataaaaggacactctaaaatgtgcagttgtgtcacaccaCACAATGccagacgtctcaagttttgagggagtgtacaagttttgagggagtgtactgactgcagaaatgtccaatagagcttttgccagagaattgaatgttaatttctctaccataagccacctccaacgtcattttagagaatttggcagtacatccaaccggccgtacaaccgcagaccacgtgtatccacgccagcccaggaccacatccggcttcttcacctgcaggatcatctgagggggagaggggtgctaacaagtatttctgtctttaataaagccctttcgtgggggaaaaaaaataattctgattggctgggcctggatccccagtgggttggcctactcccacccatggctgcgcccctgccagtcgtgaaatccatagattaggacctaattcatttatttcaattgactgatttccttctctaaactaactctgtaaaatctttgaaattgtagcatgttacatttatatttttgttcagtatagtaacaGGACGTGCAATCTGTCTCCACTCGGTCTCTCCCAGagccataataaacacagaatgaGTGTGCATGGAATAAACAGGGTCATTaaatctgtgtttctgtgtcagGTGGTGTTGATCTCTCAGAgcctggaggagaggggagccAAGGACAGCATGGATGCTGCTGCAGGAGATAAAAACAtcaggtactgtatatatacacacacacacacacagactccagTAATATACTGATATGTAGTATTACTAGGAAGTAATGTGATCATGAATGTATATTTATGTGATGGAGCGTTGAGATACAAGACTGACGtatctcccccttttctctctctctcagtgttacaCTGGCTGGTTTCCATGATAAGAAGGTCAGCCCtgccctgtctgtccctctggtcCTCCAGCTCCACTCTTCCCACAGCTGTCCCATACTACACCTGGCTTGACctaaaataaacatattttatattttactgtGATCACTCCTGcttcacagacacacaaagaacaAGACAAAGTTTACAAAAAGGTTGGCCATTCCAGTTTATTTTATATCAATTTTCCCCATAATCAAACTGAGGTACAAATGAAAACTGGGTTTCAACATGAATGGTCCTGCCTCGGACTGGCCTTCAGCAGGAGTGATGCTCAAAACAGAATGAGACAGAATAAAAACCTGGATCCATGTCATTCTGtaattccctccctcccccccttaaccccctcactacacaccacaGATACAAATaaatgattgattggttggtACTGTTCTGAGAAATACTACAGGTGCTGTTGAGGGTCAAACTGAGCAGTAAGCTCTGAGTGCTGTGTCACTGGCACACCAGACCTAGA
Proteins encoded in this region:
- the bsnd gene encoding barttin, yielding MAEGKPYRYGLIAAGMCVLLVGLFVMTQERPHIYATLCSLGIIMVTLGTAWSLCQCYPKVVLISQSLEERGAKDSMDAAAGDKNISVTLAGFHDKKVSPALSVPLVLQLHSSHSCPILHLA